A region from the Sorex araneus isolate mSorAra2 chromosome 6, mSorAra2.pri, whole genome shotgun sequence genome encodes:
- the SNRPA1 gene encoding U2 small nuclear ribonucleoprotein A' produces MVKLTAELIEQAAQYTNAVRDRELDLRGYKIPVIENLGATLDQFDAIDFSDNEIRKLDGFPLLRRLKTLLVNNNRICRIGEGLDQALPCLTELILTNNSLVELGDLDPLATLKSLTYLSILRNPVTNKKHYRLYVIYKVPQVRVLDFQKVKLKERQEAEKMFKGKRGAQLAKDIARRSKTFNPGAGLPTDKKKGGPSPGDVEAIKNAIANASTLAEVERLKGLLQAGQIPGRERRAGPADDGEEEMEEDTAANGS; encoded by the exons ATGGTGAAGCTGACGGCGGAGCTGATCGAGCAGGCGGCGCAGTACACCAACGCCGTGCGCGACCGCGAGCTGGACCTCCGGG GCTATAAAATTCCCGTCATTGAGAATTTGGGTGCTACCTTAGACCAGTTTGATGCCATTGATTTTTCTGACAATGAAATTAGGAAGCTGGATGGTTTTCCTCTCTTGAGAAGACTGAAAACATTGCTAGTGAACAACAACAGGATATG ccGCATCGGTGAGGGCCTTGATCAGGCGCTGCCCTGTCTCACGGAACTCATTCTCACCAACAACAGCCTCGTGGAACTG GGTGACCTGGACCCCTTGGCGACCCTGAAGTCACTGACCTACCTAAG CATTCTGCGGAACCCCGTCACCAACAAGAAGCACTACCGCCTCTACGTCATCTACAAGGTCCCACAGGTCCGCGTCCTCGACTTCCAGAAGGTGAAGCTCAAA GAGCGTCAGGAAGCAGAGAAAATGTTCAAGGGCAAACGGGGTGCTCAGCTTGCAAAGGATATTGCCAGGAGGAGCAAAAC GTTTAACCCGGGGGCTGGTTTGCCGACGGACAAGAAGAAAGGGGGTCCCTCTCCAGGGGACGTGGAAGCGATTAAG AATGCCATCGCCAACGCGTCAACCTTGGCCGAGGTGGAGCGGCTGAAGGGCTTGTTGCAGGCCGGACAGATCCCGGGCAGGGAGCGCCGAGCAG GCCCTGCCGACGACggtgaggaggagatggaggaagacACAGCAGCAAATGGATCATGA